From the genome of Geobacter sp. SVR, one region includes:
- a CDS encoding DUF3300 domain-containing protein, which produces MKLKSLWMRAVSLFIALLLAVPLPVTAQQDQQPQQGQAPQKKLSKEELSQLLAPIALYPDELVAQILMASTYPLEVVEADRWAQKNKNLKGDDLTKALEKEDWDPSVKSMVNFPSVLSSMSQKLDVTSKIGDAFLEQQKDVMDTIQDLRKKAQSAGNLKTNKQQQVVVEQNTIVIKPADPQVVYVPSYNPTVVYGTWAYPAYPPYYYYPPPPAYYPGLTFAAGVTIGLAWGYAWGSCNWHGGSVNYNVNRNVNINNNINRTRYQNRQGTWQHDAAHRRGVAYRDGATARRYGQSPAQSAANRREARGYGGTRAGGAGAGTRPAAGTTARAGGTSGAARESAFSGGAGSGRQERMASDRGHASRQSAGMSRGGGGGFRGGGGRRR; this is translated from the coding sequence ATGAAGCTAAAATCGTTATGGATGCGGGCAGTGAGCCTTTTTATCGCCCTCCTGCTGGCCGTGCCTCTCCCGGTGACGGCTCAGCAGGACCAGCAGCCTCAACAGGGGCAGGCCCCCCAGAAGAAGCTGTCGAAGGAGGAGCTGTCGCAGCTTCTGGCGCCCATCGCCCTGTACCCGGACGAACTGGTTGCGCAGATACTGATGGCCTCGACCTATCCTCTGGAGGTGGTGGAGGCGGACCGATGGGCGCAGAAGAACAAGAACCTCAAAGGGGATGACCTGACCAAGGCGCTCGAAAAGGAGGACTGGGACCCGAGCGTCAAGTCGATGGTGAACTTTCCTTCGGTCCTTTCGAGCATGAGCCAGAAGCTCGATGTAACCTCCAAGATCGGTGACGCCTTTCTCGAACAGCAGAAGGACGTGATGGACACCATCCAGGATTTGCGCAAGAAAGCCCAATCCGCGGGCAACCTGAAGACGAACAAGCAACAGCAGGTGGTTGTGGAGCAGAACACCATCGTCATCAAGCCGGCCGATCCCCAGGTTGTGTACGTTCCCAGCTACAACCCCACAGTGGTGTATGGCACCTGGGCCTACCCCGCCTATCCCCCGTATTACTATTATCCCCCGCCTCCCGCTTATTATCCGGGACTTACCTTTGCAGCCGGCGTCACGATAGGGCTTGCCTGGGGCTATGCCTGGGGCAGCTGCAACTGGCACGGCGGCAGCGTGAACTACAACGTCAACAGGAACGTCAACATCAACAACAACATCAACCGGACCCGCTATCAGAACCGGCAGGGGACATGGCAGCACGACGCGGCGCATCGCCGGGGAGTGGCTTATCGTGACGGCGCCACTGCCAGACGGTATGGCCAGTCCCCGGCCCAGTCCGCGGCAAACCGGCGCGAGGCACGGGGCTACGGGGGGACGCGTGCAGGCGGAGCGGGAGCGGGTACGCGCCCTGCAGCAGGAACCACGGCCCGTGCCGGTGGCACATCCGGAGCCGCACGGGAGAGCGCTTTCAGCGGCGGGGCCGGCAGCGGCAGACAGGAACGGATGGCCAGCGACCGGGGACATGCCAGCCGCCAGAGCGCCGGGATGTCTCGCGGAGGAGGCGGCGGTTTCCGGGGAGGTGGCGGTCGCCGGAGGTAG
- a CDS encoding YSC84-related protein: MKKQVIERLGLLSLALVFMLLASPLPAPAADKADINRDADAALQKLYDGNSLARGLADKAQGVLIFPSIVKGGFFIGGQYGDGVLRQKSTVTGYYRSVAFSYGLQAGVQSFGYVLLFMNEAALDYLKKSDGWEIGVGPSVVVVDAGVAKTLTTTTAKDDIYAFIFDQKGLMAGIGLQGTKITKIEPK; the protein is encoded by the coding sequence ATGAAAAAACAGGTGATAGAACGGCTGGGCCTGCTGAGCCTGGCGCTCGTGTTCATGCTCTTGGCATCTCCGCTGCCGGCTCCTGCCGCCGACAAGGCCGACATCAACCGTGATGCGGATGCTGCCTTGCAGAAGCTGTACGACGGCAACTCTCTGGCCAGGGGCCTGGCGGACAAGGCACAGGGAGTCCTGATCTTTCCCAGCATCGTCAAAGGGGGATTCTTCATCGGCGGACAGTACGGCGACGGCGTCCTCCGTCAAAAGAGCACGGTGACGGGATATTATCGCAGTGTCGCTTTCTCCTACGGGCTCCAGGCCGGTGTCCAATCCTTCGGGTACGTGCTGTTGTTCATGAACGAGGCCGCTCTGGACTACCTCAAAAAATCGGATGGCTGGGAGATCGGGGTTGGCCCGAGTGTCGTCGTGGTTGACGCGGGGGTTGCCAAGACCCTGACCACCACGACCGCCAAGGATGACATCTATGCCTTCATTTTCGACCAGAAGGGGCTGATGGCAGGCATCGGCCTGCAGGGAACCAAGATCACGAAGATCGAGCCGAAATAG
- a CDS encoding glycine zipper domain-containing protein, with protein MNTGKKKLRAKAAIIYGIAAAMAAAVVASGPAGAQESFVYPNKGQSNEQMEQDKYSCMQWAKQQTGVDPTQMAQAPAPPPQQTGGVVKGGAGGAALGAIGGAIGGNAGKGAAIGAATGGIVGGVRQRRGNKEQEQYAQQQAADSSKRRSDYDRAWGACLEGKGYTVK; from the coding sequence ATGAACACGGGAAAGAAAAAATTGCGGGCAAAAGCGGCCATTATTTACGGTATTGCCGCGGCAATGGCTGCAGCCGTGGTTGCCTCCGGCCCGGCCGGCGCGCAGGAGTCTTTTGTCTACCCCAACAAGGGGCAGAGCAACGAGCAGATGGAGCAGGACAAGTACTCGTGCATGCAGTGGGCCAAGCAGCAGACCGGGGTCGATCCCACCCAGATGGCGCAGGCACCGGCGCCTCCTCCCCAGCAGACAGGAGGGGTCGTGAAAGGGGGCGCAGGGGGCGCGGCTCTGGGAGCCATTGGGGGGGCTATCGGCGGTAATGCCGGCAAGGGGGCTGCCATCGGTGCAGCCACCGGGGGGATCGTCGGCGGAGTACGCCAAAGGCGGGGCAACAAAGAACAGGAACAGTATGCCCAGCAGCAGGCGGCCGACAGCAGCAAACGGCGCAGCGATTACGACCGCGCGTGGGGCGCCTGCCTGGAGGGCAAGGGTTATACGGTCAAGTGA
- a CDS encoding TAXI family TRAP transporter solute-binding subunit: protein MHIGKLTMMPGDPKAHHTLLAVALIAAITLAVAVLWTAIVSLRPLPSRTVVMVTGPEGGAAQEFGRRYREVLARQGIDLRLVPTAGSLENLSRLRDPESMVEFGFLQGGITSEKESPGLASLGTVSYEPLWFFYRGVFRGKVLQALRGRRISIGPEGSGTRALALELLRRNGITPDFAEFLPLPPHVAGEKLLLNEIDAALMVTSWDSPIVRRLLADGHIELASFPRTDAYVALYPFLNKLTLPEGVGDLAGNRPPADVVLIAPKSSLVVRRDLHPAIQYLLLDAAAQIHSGPGIFQKAGQFPAQEAIDLPLSEAARQFYKSGRPFLQRHLPFWLAALVDRLLILIIPVVGLIYPLLRFIPAVYVYQLRRRIFRLYNELWSLEHELETREAGQNVDDLVARLNVLENRASRIRVPLHYSSMLHTWRMHIALIHERLKRRAAGAVTS from the coding sequence ATGCATATCGGGAAGCTGACCATGATGCCCGGTGATCCGAAAGCTCATCATACCCTGCTTGCGGTGGCGCTGATCGCAGCAATAACGCTGGCCGTTGCCGTACTGTGGACGGCCATCGTCTCCTTGCGCCCCCTGCCCTCCCGCACGGTGGTGATGGTCACCGGCCCCGAAGGTGGAGCGGCTCAGGAATTCGGCAGGCGCTACCGTGAAGTGCTCGCGCGCCAGGGCATCGATCTCCGGCTCGTGCCCACGGCCGGGTCCCTGGAGAATCTGTCGCGGCTGCGCGATCCCGAATCAATGGTCGAGTTCGGTTTCCTGCAGGGGGGCATCACCAGCGAAAAGGAATCGCCCGGACTGGCATCACTCGGCACGGTCTCCTACGAACCCTTGTGGTTCTTTTACCGCGGTGTCTTCCGCGGCAAGGTGTTGCAGGCCCTGCGGGGGAGGAGGATATCGATCGGCCCCGAAGGGAGCGGCACCCGGGCGCTGGCGCTCGAACTGCTCCGCCGGAACGGGATCACCCCGGATTTTGCCGAATTTCTCCCGCTGCCTCCTCATGTTGCCGGAGAAAAGCTGCTCCTCAATGAGATCGATGCGGCTCTCATGGTGACATCCTGGGACTCTCCCATCGTACGGCGGCTGCTGGCCGACGGACATATCGAGCTGGCCAGTTTTCCCCGCACGGATGCCTATGTGGCCCTGTACCCGTTTCTGAACAAGCTGACACTGCCCGAAGGGGTGGGAGACCTGGCCGGGAACCGCCCGCCGGCTGACGTGGTGCTGATTGCACCCAAGTCCAGCCTGGTAGTGCGCAGGGACCTGCACCCCGCCATCCAGTACCTGCTGCTCGATGCTGCCGCCCAGATCCATTCCGGTCCGGGCATTTTCCAGAAAGCAGGACAGTTCCCGGCGCAGGAGGCCATCGACCTCCCCCTGAGCGAAGCGGCGCGCCAGTTCTATAAATCGGGCCGCCCTTTTCTCCAACGCCACCTCCCCTTCTGGCTGGCCGCGCTGGTCGACCGGCTGCTGATCCTGATCATCCCGGTGGTCGGTCTGATCTATCCCCTGCTGAGATTCATACCGGCTGTGTACGTCTATCAGCTGCGCAGACGCATCTTCAGACTCTACAACGAATTATGGTCGCTCGAACATGAGCTGGAAACCCGTGAGGCGGGGCAGAACGTCGATGATCTGGTTGCACGGCTGAATGTACTGGAGAACAGGGCGAGCCGTATCAGGGTGCCGCTGCACTATTCAAGCATGCTGCATACCTGGCGGATGCACATCGCCCTGATCCACGAACGGCTCAAGCGACGGGCAGCCGGGGCAGTCACCTCGTGA
- a CDS encoding CHASE2 domain-containing protein, translating to MRKLRFFILLAVLIAVVPCLEFLGALSGVDTYLYDTFLRLRGERSVSQRIVIVAIDAASLDALGRWPLPRRYYAEMLERLDQAAVVGFDLLLMEPDKDDILLGEAIRKHGRVILAEYLEGASTILEPLAGLSPLRTGHIHVEPGTDHVTRGMFHSIYCNGRLLPSLTSVINETVFRRQFRRTLPQDTVSGAPIQQRDFCKINFYGPPGSFNQVSLADVVRGGVPPSYFRDKIVLVGVTVPGVVDGISTPFSQSRTRMSGVEVHAAILNNLMENSMISDLPGWCWTGALIASSLGLALVFLRLSERNTLLAWCASQFLVLAGAFLLLTFSNRWLPPAAFLVSFTMVFAMVYLYRLDRAVCRLDREYEIMTSLLGRNAGESDDQGRPRGIFGFISLGGVNEKIRRQARMTSRLLRLHRQLEIALKNEREALDNQIRFVEMLSHEYRTPLAIIRANLDILEMRDNDPGERFSAYYAKMKRAISRLVEVMDTSLGRERMEETTAAMKREEIGLMDFLQGLLDEARGLWTERCLQLELENGGGGCRVQADGALLKTALLNLIDNAIKYSPGSTPVRVVLGISGATAVVSVHNSGAVIAPADLERVFEKYYRGRDSANTQGAGLGLYLVRKIVEQLGGTVILSSSAPTGTCATVRIPLS from the coding sequence ATGAGGAAACTCCGCTTCTTCATACTGCTGGCTGTCCTGATCGCGGTTGTGCCATGTCTCGAATTCCTGGGGGCGCTTTCCGGCGTCGATACCTATCTCTACGATACGTTCCTGCGCCTCAGGGGCGAGCGGAGCGTGTCCCAGCGCATCGTCATCGTTGCCATTGACGCAGCCTCGCTGGACGCACTGGGTCGCTGGCCGCTGCCGAGAAGATACTATGCCGAAATGCTGGAACGGCTCGACCAAGCCGCGGTAGTGGGCTTCGACCTGCTGCTGATGGAGCCGGACAAGGACGACATCCTGCTGGGCGAGGCCATTCGGAAACACGGCAGGGTCATCCTGGCGGAGTATCTGGAAGGCGCATCCACTATCCTGGAACCGCTGGCAGGACTGTCGCCGCTGCGGACCGGCCACATCCATGTGGAGCCGGGGACCGACCATGTGACCAGGGGGATGTTTCACAGCATCTACTGCAACGGCAGGCTGCTACCCTCCCTAACCTCGGTGATCAACGAAACGGTTTTCCGCAGGCAGTTCCGCAGAACTCTACCTCAGGATACCGTGAGCGGTGCCCCGATCCAGCAGCGGGATTTCTGCAAAATCAATTTCTACGGCCCTCCCGGCAGCTTCAACCAGGTATCCCTGGCCGATGTGGTCAGGGGGGGCGTGCCCCCCTCATACTTCCGGGACAAGATCGTGCTGGTGGGGGTGACGGTGCCGGGAGTCGTCGACGGGATCTCGACCCCCTTCAGCCAGTCCCGCACCAGGATGTCCGGGGTCGAGGTGCATGCCGCCATCCTGAACAACCTGATGGAAAACAGCATGATATCAGATCTGCCCGGCTGGTGCTGGACAGGTGCCCTGATCGCGTCGTCCCTCGGACTGGCCCTCGTGTTCCTGAGGCTGAGCGAGAGAAATACGCTGCTGGCCTGGTGCGCGAGCCAGTTCCTGGTGCTGGCGGGCGCATTCCTCCTGCTGACGTTCAGTAATCGCTGGCTGCCTCCGGCGGCCTTCCTGGTGTCGTTCACCATGGTCTTCGCCATGGTGTACCTCTACCGTCTTGACCGCGCCGTATGCCGGCTCGACCGGGAATACGAGATCATGACCTCGCTGCTCGGCCGGAATGCCGGTGAGAGCGACGATCAGGGGAGACCCCGCGGGATCTTCGGTTTCATCTCTCTGGGAGGGGTCAACGAAAAGATCCGGCGCCAGGCGCGCATGACCTCGCGGCTGCTCAGACTGCACCGTCAGCTGGAGATCGCCCTGAAGAACGAGCGCGAGGCCCTGGACAACCAGATCCGCTTCGTGGAGATGCTGTCCCATGAATACCGGACGCCGCTGGCCATCATCCGGGCCAACCTGGACATTCTGGAAATGCGGGACAACGACCCGGGCGAGCGCTTCTCGGCCTACTACGCCAAGATGAAGCGGGCCATCAGTCGGCTGGTGGAGGTGATGGACACCTCCCTGGGGCGCGAGCGCATGGAGGAAACCACTGCTGCCATGAAGCGCGAAGAGATCGGGCTGATGGATTTTCTGCAGGGCCTGCTGGATGAGGCGCGGGGACTCTGGACCGAGCGCTGTCTGCAATTGGAGCTGGAGAATGGCGGGGGCGGCTGCCGGGTGCAGGCCGATGGTGCGCTGCTCAAGACCGCCCTGCTGAACCTGATCGACAACGCCATCAAGTACTCCCCCGGAAGCACGCCGGTCCGGGTGGTGCTGGGAATATCAGGGGCAACGGCCGTGGTTTCCGTTCATAACAGCGGAGCGGTCATAGCGCCGGCGGACCTGGAGCGGGTGTTCGAAAAGTACTACCGTGGCAGGGACAGCGCGAACACTCAGGGAGCAGGGCTCGGCCTGTATCTGGTGCGCAAGATCGTCGAACAGCTGGGAGGGACGGTTATTTTGTCGAGCAGCGCCCCGACCGGCACCTGCGCAACAGTTAGAATACCGCTGTCGTAA
- a CDS encoding ABC transporter substrate-binding protein has product MLAVSLVSFSSVFAADPPKKVLIGISKIVSHPALDAVEKGIQDELAASRVHAEYDLQNANGDIGTAASIANKFQSEKVTLAVGIATPTAQSLVNTLKETPVVFSAVTDPVKAGLVKSLKGGGKWVTGVSDMTPVKQQIELLLKIKKIKRLGHIYTSSEENAVVLAGVVKQACKELGIEFVETTVSKSSEVKQATQAIIRRVDALYISTDNTVVSAMSAVADVAMKNKVPIMSADPSSAENYPVLAAWGFDYYKMGRVTGVLIGEILKGKKPEQIPTRFMTKTSDIDLLVNLDVAKKLGLTIPKDLVKGANKVVENGKLTKK; this is encoded by the coding sequence CTGCTCGCGGTTTCCCTTGTGTCGTTTTCCTCGGTGTTTGCGGCGGATCCCCCCAAAAAGGTGCTGATCGGGATATCGAAGATCGTGTCGCACCCCGCTCTGGATGCCGTTGAAAAAGGTATTCAGGACGAGCTGGCCGCTTCCCGGGTACATGCCGAGTACGACCTGCAGAACGCCAACGGCGATATCGGCACCGCCGCCTCCATCGCCAACAAGTTCCAGTCCGAAAAGGTCACTCTGGCTGTCGGCATCGCCACCCCTACTGCCCAGTCCCTGGTAAATACCCTCAAAGAGACCCCGGTCGTTTTCTCCGCCGTAACCGACCCGGTCAAGGCTGGCCTGGTCAAGTCGCTCAAAGGTGGCGGGAAATGGGTTACCGGCGTTTCCGACATGACCCCGGTCAAGCAGCAGATCGAGCTCCTGCTCAAGATCAAGAAGATCAAGCGCCTCGGCCACATCTACACCAGCTCCGAGGAAAACGCCGTGGTGCTGGCGGGCGTTGTCAAACAGGCCTGCAAGGAACTGGGGATCGAGTTCGTAGAGACGACTGTTTCCAAGTCCTCCGAAGTGAAGCAGGCCACCCAGGCCATCATCCGCAGGGTGGATGCGCTGTACATCAGCACCGACAACACGGTGGTATCGGCCATGAGCGCCGTTGCCGACGTGGCCATGAAGAACAAGGTGCCGATCATGTCGGCTGATCCGAGCTCCGCTGAAAACTACCCGGTTCTGGCCGCCTGGGGCTTTGATTACTACAAGATGGGCCGCGTAACCGGCGTGCTGATCGGCGAAATCCTCAAAGGCAAGAAGCCCGAGCAGATTCCCACCCGCTTCATGACCAAGACATCGGACATCGATCTGCTGGTCAACCTGGATGTGGCCAAGAAGCTGGGCCTGACCATCCCGAAGGATCTTGTCAAGGGTGCCAACAAAGTGGTCGAGAACGGCAAGCTGACCAAGAAATAA
- a CDS encoding FecR domain-containing protein produces MRVTLHRMISLICLLSSLVIPVLSAAAGNDRTVVIRVARQETLIGICRKYLEHPGEWRQVATINRLADPDRIAPGQSINLPVGMLKGVPLKGKVTLLTGAVARKSSTDAAWEELKAGDVVQAGSSLRTGAASTVEVTFEDGTSFLLRENSELFVRKAGKGALHLLRELYLESGKVISRIKAATGRDSRFEVETPSALAAARGTEYRVAVDETLTTRAETLEHSIDVSSSGTTVLLREGEGSIVRKNEPPSAPVRLLPPPEPENLAPLYDDRTGEIRFARVENAASYRIVLARDPEGKDTARTATIRPEEPLRFEGLADGTYYVIASSIGGEGLEGPLSQPRQTRVRKKPVPPTVVAPENGAALPEMPIRVQWHTVLGAASYQAQISGDPDFSTVAFDSGTTRETAYHLKQLQAGTHYLRVRSLAQDGYAGDWSTVHPFSIVRLMPPSVKKPQDGDDHFYLEWEPINGTAGYHLQISRDRDFRVVFMDRVLVQPRLMLVTPLEPGTYYVRVSGMDAGRNPGGFSQVGSFTVEERKHYWYEALGGIGAAGAALLLLLL; encoded by the coding sequence ATGAGAGTAACGCTTCACCGCATGATCAGCCTGATATGCCTGTTGTCCAGCCTGGTGATTCCGGTACTGTCCGCAGCCGCCGGCAACGACCGCACGGTGGTGATTCGCGTTGCCCGCCAGGAAACCCTGATCGGGATCTGCCGGAAATACCTGGAGCATCCGGGGGAATGGCGGCAGGTGGCCACGATCAACCGCCTGGCCGATCCCGACCGCATCGCTCCCGGCCAGAGCATCAATCTCCCGGTCGGGATGCTGAAGGGGGTGCCGCTCAAAGGGAAGGTAACGCTGCTTACAGGAGCGGTCGCCCGTAAATCTTCAACGGATGCCGCCTGGGAAGAGCTGAAAGCGGGGGATGTGGTCCAGGCCGGCAGCTCGCTCAGGACCGGCGCCGCAAGTACGGTCGAGGTCACCTTTGAGGACGGTACCTCGTTCCTGTTGCGGGAGAACTCCGAGCTGTTCGTCAGGAAAGCAGGTAAAGGCGCGCTGCATCTGCTGCGGGAACTCTACCTGGAATCGGGCAAGGTCATTTCCCGGATCAAGGCGGCCACGGGCCGCGATTCCCGCTTCGAAGTGGAAACCCCTTCCGCACTGGCGGCTGCCAGGGGCACGGAGTACCGTGTGGCGGTGGACGAGACGTTGACCACCAGGGCTGAGACCCTTGAGCACAGTATTGACGTCTCGTCGAGCGGAACGACCGTGCTGCTGCGCGAAGGAGAAGGCTCCATTGTCAGGAAGAACGAGCCCCCCTCGGCGCCGGTCAGGCTGCTGCCCCCTCCGGAGCCGGAAAACCTTGCCCCGCTGTACGATGACCGGACCGGCGAAATCCGTTTTGCAAGGGTGGAAAATGCAGCCTCCTACCGGATCGTACTGGCGCGGGACCCGGAAGGAAAGGATACGGCCCGGACCGCGACCATACGGCCGGAAGAACCGCTCCGTTTTGAAGGGCTGGCCGACGGAACCTATTACGTTATTGCCAGCAGTATCGGCGGGGAGGGACTTGAGGGGCCTCTGTCGCAGCCGCGGCAGACAAGGGTGCGGAAAAAACCGGTGCCGCCGACCGTCGTTGCCCCCGAAAACGGCGCCGCGCTGCCTGAAATGCCGATCAGGGTCCAGTGGCACACAGTCCTGGGGGCAGCCTCCTACCAGGCGCAGATCTCCGGCGACCCCGACTTTTCCACCGTGGCATTCGACTCCGGCACCACCAGGGAAACCGCGTATCATCTGAAACAGCTCCAGGCCGGGACCCACTATCTGCGGGTGAGGTCGCTGGCGCAGGATGGTTATGCCGGAGACTGGTCAACCGTCCACCCGTTCTCGATTGTCCGGCTCATGCCGCCGTCGGTGAAAAAACCGCAAGATGGCGACGATCATTTCTACCTGGAATGGGAGCCGATCAACGGGACCGCCGGTTATCACCTGCAGATTTCCCGCGACAGGGATTTCAGGGTGGTCTTCATGGACCGGGTACTTGTGCAGCCCCGGCTGATGCTGGTAACCCCCCTGGAGCCGGGCACCTACTATGTACGGGTTTCCGGCATGGATGCCGGGCGGAACCCCGGCGGCTTCTCACAAGTGGGCAGCTTTACGGTCGAGGAACGGAAACATTACTGGTACGAGGCGCTGGGGGGCATTGGCGCGGCAGGGGCGGCGCTGTTGTTGCTGTTGCTCTAA
- a CDS encoding DUF2950 domain-containing protein, giving the protein MMIATPRKRPALLLLLPALLVALAGVPAWGELSAKARSFRSPEDAVNSLVGAVREANIKRLVAILGPGSRQIVTSGDPVADKAGRERFVRLYDEKHLVEGADAGTATLSIGNEDYPFPIPLVREDNGTWQFDTRAGKEEILSRRIGRNELEVMDVLRAYTEAQHEYASLGPEGRGAGAFAQKLRSAPGKKDGLYWETKDGEQESPFGPLAAKAAREGYSTSGSAKPAPFHGYLFKILKGQGEAAEGGAFDYVVNGKMVLGFAMVAYPAQYGSSGIMTFIVNQNGTVYEKDLGKNTARTAAAMKLYNPDKSWKKVDNSDSGSEKTGKDD; this is encoded by the coding sequence ATGATGATTGCGACTCCCCGGAAAAGACCGGCCCTGCTGCTCCTGCTGCCGGCGCTGCTTGTCGCCCTGGCGGGTGTGCCCGCCTGGGGGGAATTGTCCGCCAAAGCCAGGTCGTTCCGCTCACCGGAGGATGCGGTGAACAGCCTGGTCGGCGCGGTAAGAGAGGCCAACATCAAGCGGCTTGTCGCCATACTCGGCCCCGGTTCCCGGCAGATCGTGACCTCGGGGGACCCGGTGGCCGACAAGGCCGGACGGGAACGGTTCGTCAGGCTCTACGACGAAAAACACCTGGTCGAAGGGGCCGATGCCGGTACGGCTACCCTTTCCATCGGCAATGAAGATTATCCCTTCCCGATTCCGCTGGTCAGGGAGGATAACGGTACCTGGCAATTCGACACCAGAGCGGGTAAGGAGGAGATCCTGAGCCGCAGGATCGGCCGGAACGAGCTGGAAGTGATGGACGTTCTGCGCGCCTACACCGAGGCACAGCACGAATACGCCTCTCTGGGGCCGGAGGGGCGCGGTGCCGGAGCGTTCGCCCAGAAGCTCCGCAGCGCACCGGGAAAAAAGGATGGCCTTTACTGGGAAACAAAGGATGGGGAGCAGGAGAGCCCCTTCGGGCCACTGGCTGCCAAGGCGGCCCGGGAAGGCTATTCGACCTCCGGAAGCGCGAAACCTGCACCGTTTCACGGCTATCTGTTCAAGATTCTGAAGGGGCAGGGGGAAGCGGCGGAGGGAGGGGCATTCGATTATGTGGTCAACGGCAAAATGGTGCTCGGCTTTGCCATGGTCGCCTACCCGGCGCAATACGGCTCGTCCGGGATCATGACCTTCATCGTGAACCAGAACGGCACCGTCTACGAGAAGGACCTGGGTAAAAACACGGCCAGGACTGCGGCAGCCATGAAACTCTACAACCCTGATAAGAGCTGGAAGAAGGTCGATAATTCCGATTCTGGATCGGAAAAGACCGGGAAGGATGATTAA
- a CDS encoding response regulator transcription factor — MDSAIRVLIVEDNNDLRESMVEYLGIVGIEAVGVASAAEFYVAVTAGSWNVVVADIGLPDQSGYVLVEYVRNNTTARVIILTARNALDDRIKGYGAGADLYLSKPVDSRELAAAIASLALRRTNDPQLPALSSPAPPQDAWSLSRSAWSLIAPDETVIALTSKELQFLELLAATPGMPVTREILLMKLYNRHDEYTNRSLDSLVRRLRAKIMAATDVPQPIKTAHAVGHCVSVSLNMV; from the coding sequence ATGGATTCGGCAATCAGAGTTCTCATTGTGGAAGACAACAACGACCTCAGGGAAAGTATGGTCGAATATCTGGGAATCGTGGGCATCGAGGCCGTAGGCGTCGCCAGCGCGGCGGAGTTCTACGTCGCCGTGACTGCCGGAAGCTGGAACGTCGTGGTGGCCGATATCGGTCTGCCCGACCAGTCCGGATACGTTCTCGTGGAATACGTGCGGAACAACACCACCGCCAGGGTGATCATCCTCACGGCCCGCAACGCCCTGGACGACCGCATCAAGGGCTACGGCGCCGGAGCCGACCTCTACCTGTCCAAACCGGTCGACAGCAGGGAACTGGCAGCGGCCATTGCCAGTCTGGCCCTGCGCCGGACCAACGATCCCCAGCTGCCTGCTCTCTCCTCCCCTGCCCCGCCCCAGGATGCCTGGTCCCTCTCCCGGAGCGCCTGGAGCCTTATCGCGCCGGATGAAACGGTCATTGCGCTGACCAGTAAGGAGTTGCAGTTCCTCGAACTCCTGGCGGCAACACCCGGCATGCCGGTGACCCGTGAAATTCTGCTCATGAAGCTCTACAACCGCCATGACGAATATACCAACCGCTCCCTGGATTCCCTGGTGCGGCGCCTGCGGGCCAAGATCATGGCAGCGACCGACGTTCCCCAACCCATCAAAACCGCCCACGCTGTGGGACACTGCGTCTCCGTCAGCCTGAACATGGTCTGA